A region of the Arsenicicoccus dermatophilus genome:
CGGAGACCTTCGACATACTCCTGCAGGTCCTCGACGACGGCCGGCTGACCGACGGTCAGGGGCGGACCGTGGACTTCCGCAACGTCATCCTGGTGATGACCTCCAACCTCGGCTCGCAGTTCCTCGTCGACCCGACGATGGAGGAGACGGCCAAGCGCGAGGCGGTGATGACGACGGTGCGGTCGGCCTTCAAGCCGGAGTTCCTCAACCGGCTGGACGAGACGGTGGTCTTCGAGCCGCTGTCGACCGACGAGCTCGGTCACATCGTGGGGCTGCAGGTCGACGAGATGGGTCGTCGCCTGGCCGACCGCCGGATCCGGCTCGAGGTGACGCCGGCGGCCCGGGAGTGGCTGTCGCTGACGGGCTACGACCCGGCCTACGGCGCTCGGCCGCTGCGCCGGCTGGTGCAGCGCGAGATCGGTGACCGGCTCGCCACGGCGCTGCTGTCCGGGCGGGTGCGGGACGGGCAGACCGTGGTGGTGGACCGCGACGACGACGCGGACGCGCTCACCCTGCGCTGACCTGGGCGTGACCGACGGGGTCGGCTCGCCTCGTGACGAGGTGGGCCGACCCCGTTCCGGTGCCCCGGGGGCGGGCGGCCGTGCATCCGCCAAGGGCCAGGCTGGCCCCGAGGAACGTTCAAAGAGGGCCCATGACGTACATTTCGCGGCCAGCCTGGCCCCAGAGGGTGGGGTGCGGGTGGGTCGGGTCGGGCAGGGGCGCCGGCGGTGCGGACGTATGCCGGTCAGCGGGTGGACAGCCAGGTGGACAGTCCTCGGGGGCTCTGTCATTATCAAAGATAATGAGAACGGTTACCTTTAGCGATGATGTGCCACCCGTCGTGGACGTGCGGTCGCTGTGCGTCGACTTCGGGAGCGTCCGAGCGCTCCACGACGTCAGCCTGCGGGTCGACCCTGGCCACCGGCTCGGCATCATCGGCGGGTCCGGCTCGGGCAAGACGCTGACCGCGTCGGCGATGCTGGGCCTGCTCCCGGCGTCCGCGTCGTGGAGCGGCGAGGTGCTGCTCCAGGGGCGACCCACCAGCGGGCTGCACCAGGCGGGGTGGCGGCGGCTGCGCGGCGCGACCGTGGCGCTGGTCGCCCAGGACCCGCGATCCGCGCTCAACCCGCTGGTCCGGGTCGGCGACCAGGTGGCCGAGCCGCTGCGCGCCACCGGCGTCGGCCGCCGCGACGCGACGCGACGCGCCCTCGACCTGCTCGAGGCCGTCCGCCTGCCCGATCCGGCCCGGGTGGCCCGGCGCCGGCCGGGGGACCTGTCCGGCGGGCAGCGGCAGCGGGTGGCCATCGCCCTCGCCCTCGCCGCGGACCCGACCCTGCTCGTCGCCGACGAGCCCACCTCCGCCCTCGACGTGTCCGTCCAGGCGGACGTGCTGCCCCTGCTCACCGAGCTCGCCGGCGACCGCGCCCTCGTGCTGATCACCCACGACCTGGCGGTCGCCGCCCAGGTCTGCACCGACCTGGTGGTCCTCGGCTCCGGCCGCGTGCTCGCCGCCGGGCCGGTCGACGAGGTCCTCGCCCGCACCGACCAGCCCGAGGTGGTCGAGCTGCTGGCTGCCACCCACGCCTCCGCCCTGCCGCAGCGGTGCGCCCGGTGCGAGGTGGGGCCCGCGCTGGTCGAGGTGCCCGCATGACGGTGGCCGAGCCCCTTCTCGTCGCCGATCGCCTCACCCGCCGCTATCCCGCTCCCTCCCTGGCCGAACGCCTGCGCGGCCGGGGCGAGGTGGCCGCACTGACCGACGTCAGCCTGCAGGTGCACCGGGGCGAGCGGCTCGGTGTCGTGGGGGAGTCCGGCTCGGGCAAGACCACGCTGCTGCGGATCCTGCTCGGCCTGGAGCGACCCGACACCGGGACCGTGACCTTCGACGGGCGGGCGGTGACGGCCGGGACCCGGATGCCGTGGTTCCGCTCCCGGGTCCAGCTCGTGCCCCAGGACCCCTCCACCTCGCTCAACCCCCACCTGCGCGTGGGCGACGTGGTCGCCGAGCCACTGCGCTGCCTGGACCTGCATCCGAGCCGCGAGCCGGCCTACGGCCCAGCACCAGGACGCAGGCCGGGCCGCGCCGGCTCCGAGGTCCGCGAGGCCCGGGCGGCCCGGGTGGCGCAGTGCCTCGAGCTCGCCGGCCTGCCCGCGGCCATGGCGTCCCGCCGCCCGGGAGAGCTCTCCGGCGGGGAGCGGCAGCGGGTGGCCATCGCGCGGGCCCTCGCCCCCCGGCCCGAGGTCGTCCTCGCCGACGAGGCGGTGTCCGCCCTCGACGCCACCGTGCGCTGGCGGGTGCTGCAGATGCTGCGGGAGACCTGCGAGCTCGCGGGCGTGGCGCTGGTGCTCGTCTCCCACGACCTCGGGGCGGTCTTCCACACCTGCGAGTCGGTCGCGGTGCTCGACCGGGGCCGACTCGTGGAGGCGGGACCCGTCGAGGAGGTCTTCACCGCCCCTGCGCACCTCACCACCCGGCGGCTGGTGAGCGCCGTCCCTCGCCAGCCCCGGATCCTGGAGCCGCGATGACCGCCCTCCTCGCGCCGGAGCAGTCCGTGCGGCGGCCCCTGTGGCCGCAGCTGCCCGGGCCGCTGCGCCTGCTGCTGCTGACCCAGGTCGCCTTCAACGTCGGCTTCTACCTCGTCGTCCCCTTCCTGGCCGCGCACCTGGAGCACGACCTGCACCTGGCCGGGTGGCTGATCGGTGTGGTCCTCGGGCTGCGGACCTTCTCCCAGCAGGGGCTGTTCGTCCTGGGCGGCGCCATCGCCGACCAGGTCGGCATCAAGCGGTCCATCGTCGTGGGCTGCGCGATCCGGGTCGTGGGCTTCGTCCTCCTCGGCCTGGCGAGCTCCCTGCCGGGGGTGATCGGCGGCGTCCTGCTCGTGGGCCTGGCGGCTGCGCTGTTCTCCCCGGCCACCGAGTCCGCGATCGCCGCCTGGGCCGGTGACCTGGAGCGCGCCGGTGGCCCGCCCCGCACCGAGGTCCTCGCCCTGGAGACGGTCTGCGGCCAGGCCGGGTCGGTCATCGGCCCGGTGCTCGGCGGGGTGCTGCTCGGCGTGCCCTTCCGGACCACCTGCCTGGTCGCGGCGGCGATCTTCGTCGGGATCCTCCTGGCCCACGTGCGTCACCTGCCGACCGGCTGCCGGGCCGGGGAGCCGACCAGGGTCGGGGAGACGCTGGCGACGCTCGTGCGGCACCGCGGCTTCCTGGCCTTCGCGGTGCTCAGCTCCACCGCCCTGGTGTCCTACGCGATGCTCTACCTCGCGCTGCCCGTCGAGCTGCAGCGGATCGGGGCCCCCTCGTCGGCCATCACCTGGTTCTTCGTGCTCGCCGCCGTCCTGACCATCGCCCTGCAGGTCCCGGTGACCCGCGCGACCGGCACCTGGTCGATCGAACGCCGCCTGGTGACCGGGCACGCCCTGCACGCCCTGTGCTTCGTGCCCGTCGCCCTGGCCGCACCCTGGGTGCCGTCCGGCGGTATGTCGGCCTACGCCGCCCCGGTCCTCATGGTCGTGCTCCTGCACCTGGGCTCGATGCTGACCGGCCCGGTCGTGCGCGACGTCGTCGCCCGCACCGCCCACGAGCGCCGCCTCGGGGCCTATCTCGGGGCGCTCGCCTCCCTCGGTGGCCTCGCCGTCCTGGTCGTGAGCAGCGCCGTCGGGGGACTGCTCGACCTCGCCCGCTCGCCCGCCCCCGGCGCGTGGATCCCGTGGGCGGTGCTGGCCGCGCTCCCTGCGGCGTCGGCCGCCGGCATGCCCGCCGTGCTGCGCCGGCTGCCCGCCGCCACCGCGACGGACTGCCTCTCGTGCCCATCCCCGTCCACCCCACCCCTCCAGGAGACGCCATGACCCATCGCCGGCGCCGCGCCCGCACCACCCTCCCCATCGCCCTCGCCGTGCTGCTCGCCGGCGGCTGCATGCCGGGGGGCAGCTCCGCCCAGGACTCCTCCTCCGGATCTGCGCCCCGGCTGCGGGTCGCGCTCAACTTCCCACCGGTCGCGGGGCTCTCGCCCTACAGCGACGACGCGGTGCTGCTCACCCGCGCGGGGATCACCGAGTCCCTCGTCCGCTTCGACAAGGACGGGACCCCGCAGCCGGCGCTGGCCCAGAGCTTCTCGATGGTGGGCGACCGGACCGCACGGTTCGTGCTGCGCAAGGGCGTGACCTTCCACGACGGCACCCCGATGGACGCCCAGGCCGTCGCGGGCGCCCTCACCCGGGCGATCTCGGCGAAGCCGGCGCCGGAGACCGTGAGCGGCCGCCCCCTCACGGTCAAGGCCGTCGGCGCCGACACGGTCGAGGTCACCTCCGCCCGTCCGGACCCGGTCCTGGTCCAGCGGCTGGGCAACCCGGACCTGGCCATCCTGGCGCCCAAGGCCTATGCCAAGGACCCCAACCGCCCTGACCCGACCGGAGCCGGCACCGGCCCCTTCCGGCTCGTCGGCGTGACCGGAGCGTCCGAGGCCAAGGCCGACGCCAACCCCACCTACTGGGGCGGCCGCCCGCGGCTGGCCGGCCTGGACATCAGGTTCATCGGCAAGGCCGACGCCCGGACCGCCGCCCTGCGCGACGGCCAGGTCGACGTGATCCAGAACGTCCCCATCGCCCAGATCGCCAACGTGGGAGCGGACAAGGTGGTCTCGCGACCGGTGCCCCGCACGACCGGCATCCACCTCAACGCCGCCAAGGGCGCCTTCGCCGACCCGGCGCTGCGGGTGGCGGCCCGGGCGGCCATCGACCCCGCCGCCGTCGCGACGGGCGTCTTCGAGGGCCAGGCCGACCCGGCCCGGGGCTTCTTCCGCGGCGACACGGCGTGGGCGCAGAGCCGCCCGGCGCCGACCTTCCCGGCCGCGGGCGCCGTGAACGGGCAGCGGATCACGCTGGCGACCTACACCGACCGGCCCGAGCTGCCCGAGGCCGCGACGGTGGTGGCCGACCAGCTGCGCAAGGCCGGGTTCGTCGTGGACGCCCCCGTGGTCAAGAGCTACACCCTGCTCGAGCGGGACATCGCGGCGGGCACCTACGACGCGGTGATCGGGTCCCGGATGTACCTCAGCCAGGCGGCCGACCCGCTGTCCGGGCTGCAGAGCGACTTCACCTGTGCCGGGACCTTCAACCAGTCCCACCTGTGCGACCGCGACCTGGACGCCCTCGTCGCCCAAGGGTCGTCGCTGCCCGACGTCGCCGCCCGACGCACGGCCGCCCTCGCCGCGGAGGCACGCATGCTCGGGACCGCGGCCTACGTCCCGCTGGTGCACGAGCGGGTGCGCATCGGGCGGGTCGCCGGCGTGACCGGCCTGAGCGATGACCCGCTCGAGTGGCGGATGGTCACCGAGCAGACCGCCCTGGCGCGCTGAGCCGTGGGTGCGCATCCCGTCGGCCGCGGCGTCCGTCGCGCCGGCCGCGGCGCGGCGCTGCTCCTCGCGTTGCGTCCGCTCGCCGTGCTCGTCGGCTCGGTGGCCGCCGTCGTGCTGCTCGCCGGGTGCCTGCCCTGGCTGTCCGGACAGGACCCCGCCCAGACGGTGCTGCGGGCCCGTCAGGTCGAGCGGGTCGCGGACCCCGCGGCGCTGGCGGCGGTCCGGCAGGAGCTCGACCTGGCCGGTGACCCCGTCACCGGGGCCCTGCGCTGGGGAGCGCGGGCGCTGCGCGGCGACCTGGGCACCTCCTGGGTCGGCGGCGGCCCCGTCGCCCCCGCGGCCCTGCGGGCGCTCGGGGTGTCGCTCACGCTGGCGGGCCTGTCGGCGCTCGCCGCCCTGGCGATCGCGCTGGTCCTGGTGACGCCCCGCATCCTGGCGGCCGGGTCCGGCGACCGGCGGCGTCGGGACGTCCTCACCACCGTCGTCGCCTCGCTGGCCGCCCTGCCCGAGGCCGTCGTCGCGGTCCTGCTCGTCGTCGTGGTCTCCCTGCACCTGCACCTCCTGCCGGCCACGGGGTGGACCACGGCCGCGCACCTGGTCCTGCCCGTGGCCACCCTCGCCGTCTGCGCGGTCGGGGTGCTCACCCGGGTGCTGGCGCTCGCCGTCGACGACGTGGCGGCCGAGGCCTGGACCCGCACCTGGCAGGCCAACGGCGCCCGTCCCCTGCGGACCAGCCTGGCGGTGGCGCACCGGGCCGTCGCCGTGGTCCTGCCCCAGGTGCTGCTGCTGCTCGCCGGGCTGGTGGGGGCGGCGGTGGTGGTGGAGGACACCTTCGCCATACCGGGTCTGGGCCGGCTCGCGCTGAACGCTGCGCTGTCCCAGGACATCCCGATGGTGCAGGCGTGCGCGGTGGTGCTCGTGGTCACGGGCCTGGCGGTCGGTGCCGCCGGGGTGCTCTGCCACCGGGCCATGACCGGGCCCGCGCTCGGTGCCGGTCGGGGCGTGGTCTCCGGACCTCGCCCCGAGGGCAGGGGCCGGCTCGGCATCGCCTGGTGGCTCGCGGCGGGCGCCTTGCTGGTGCTGGTCCTCGGCGGTATGACGCGCCAGGCGGCGATCGAGCCGGCCGCCCGCCACCTGCGCCCGTCCTGGGCGCACCCGCTGGGCACCGACCACGTGGGCCGCGACGTGTGGGCCCGGGTCGGTCACGGGGCGGTGGAGACCATCGGCCTGGCCGTCGTCCTCAGCGCGGCGTGCCTCGTGGTGGGGCTGCTCGTGGGCCTGCGCTCCTCGGGCCGGGGCGCCGGTGTCACCGACGTGCTCAACGCCGTGCCCTCGGTCTTCATGGGCATCGTCGTCGCGGCCGTCGCCGGGCCGGGCCTGCCGAGCGCGTGCGTCGCCGTCTGCCTCGTCGGCTGGATCCCGCTGGCCGTGCACACTCGCACCCTGGCGACCGAGGCGCGGGCCTCGGGCTTCCACCAGGCGGCGCTGGTCGCGGGCGCCGGGCGGTGGTGGATCCTGCGCACCCACCTGCTGCCGGTGGTGCTGCGACCGGTGCTGGGGCACGCCGTGATCCGGGTCCCGCACCTCGCCCTCGCGCTGACCGGCCTGAGCTATCTCGGGCTCGGGGCGGGCCACGACTCGCCGGAGTGGGGCAAGCTGCTCGCCGACTCGGTGGCGCACGCCGAGCGGGCCCCCTGGGTGGTCGCGGCCCCGGCGCTCGGCCTCGTGCTGCTGGGCCTGGTGGCGACCCTGGCGCTCACGCCCTCCCGGTCCGTCGGCCCGGCGGGGCGCTGAGGGCACGCCGACATGCGGGCCGCGGTGCCTTGCTCGGGTGGGCCGGGCCGTGTCCGGTCCGGCGTGGGTCCGGACACGGCCTGGCGTCCGTCAGAGGATCGGCAGCCAGGCTCCCGCCCGGTCCTGGAAGGTCTGCGGGTCCCACGACCCGGCGCCCTCGGGGACCCGGCCGAGCAGCGGGGCGCCGGTCACCTCGGGCAGGTCGTCGACGTTGAGCCGCTCGGCGAGCCCCGGGTCCTGCGGCCACGAGCCGATGACGAAGCCGAGGCAGTCCAGCCCGCGCAGCTGCAGCGCCTCGGCGGTGAGCGCAGCGTGGTTGAGAGTGCCGAGCCCGGCGGCGGCGACGACCACCACCCCGACCTTGAGGCCGAGCTCCTGCAGGCACAGCGCCAGGTCGGCGACGGTTCCCCCGGCGAGGTCGAGGCGGACGAGCAGCCCGCCCGCGCCCTCCACGAGCACCAGGTCCACGTCGTCGCGGCGGGCGACCTGGGCCACCTGGGAGGCGAGCACCGGCACCGGCGGCAGGTCCAGGCCCGCGTGCCGGGCGGCGGCGTCGGGAGCGAGCGGGTCGGGCAGGCGGACGAGCTCGACGGTCTCGACGCCGCCGACCAGCCGGTCCACGACGGCCAGGTCGCCGTCCTCGCCCGGCTGCAGCCCGGTCTGGCAGGGCTTGACCACGACGACGCGCAGCCGCTGCTCCCGCAGGCCGACGACGAGCGCCGCGGTGGTGATGGTCTTGCCGACGTCGGTGCCGGTGCCGGTGACGACGATGATCGGGGCGGGGCTCATGGGTGACACTCCTTCACGGCCCCCACGAGGGCCTGGCAGATGGTGGTGACGTCCTCGTCGGTGCAGGCGTACGGCGGCATCGTGTAGACGAGGTCGCGGAAGGGCCGCACCCACACTCCCCGGTCCAGCGCAGCCCGGGTCACCTCGCGCACCTGCACCGGCTCGTCCAGCTGGATCACCCCGACGGCGCCCAGCACCCGCACGTCGGCCACGTGCGGCAGCTCGCGCGCCGGCGCGAGCCCCCTCGCGAGCCCGGCCTCGATGCGGGCGACGTCCTGCACCCAGCCCCGCGACTGCAGCAGGTCCAGCGAGGCCAGCGCGATCGCGCAGGCCAGCGGGTTGCCCATGAAGGTCGGGCCGTGCATCAGAGCCCCGGCCGTCCCGCCGCTCACGGTCTCGGCGACCTCGCGGGTGCACAAGGTGGCGGCCAGCGTGAGGTAGCCGCCGGTGAGCGCCTTGCCGACGGTCATGATGTCCGGCACCACGCCGCAGCGGTCGGCGGCCCACAGCGTCCCGGTGCGCCCGAAGCCGGTCGCGATCTCGTCGAGCACCAGCAGCGCGCCCGACTCCCGGGCCAGGGAGGCCAGCACCTGCACGGCGTACGGCGACCAGACGTGCATCCCGCCTGCTCCCTGCAGCAGCGGCTCCACCACGACCGCGGCGACCTCGTCGGCGTGCTCGGCATACAGCGCCCGCACCTCGCGCTCCCAGGCCGCCGTCTCGGGGTCGGACCCGTCGCGGTCCAGACCGGCGGGCGGGCGGGGGGCGAAGACCTGCTCCGGCAGCACCCCGGTGAACAGCGCGTGCATCCCGCCGACCGGGTCGCACACCGACATCGGGGCGAAGGTGTCGCCGTGGTAGCCGCCGCGCACCGTGAACATGCGCCGTCGCGGCCGTCCCAGCGCCACGTGGTGCTGCCAGGCCATCTTGAGCGCCACCTCGACCGAGACCGACCCGGAGTCGGCGAGGAAGACGTGCTGCAGCGGGGACCCGACCGCGCCGGGGAGCCGGGGGGCCAGCTCGACCAGGCGGCGCCCCAGCCGGATCGCCGGCTCGTGGGTGAGCCCGCCGAACATCACGTGGGACATCCGGCCGAGCTGCTCGCGCGCGGCCGCGTCCAGCTCGGGCACGGCATACCCGTGCACCGCGCACCACCAGGACGACATCGCGTCGACGACCTCCCGCTGCGCGCCGTCGACCTCGAGGGTGAGCCGCACGCCGCGGGCGGAGCGCACGAGCCAGGGGTCCCCGGTCGCGGGGAAGGTGGAGTAGGGATGCCACAGGTGCTCCCCGTCCCAGGCGAGCAGCTCGGCGGTCGACCCCTCCTGAACGGTGTTCATGAGTCCAGTATGCCGAGCCCCGCTCCCGCCTCGGTGGCGGCCCGCAGATGTCGGGTCGGTCACAAGGGCTCGCCATACCGGCTCTCACCTGGGGAGAGATGCGCTCACCCGCATAGGGTTACGCCACAGTCGCCCCACGAGCCGCAGGGGCCCCACCACGACAGCGAGGTCAGCATGGCAACCGTCGATGCGCACCCGTCCGGGCAACCCCACGCCTCGGGCGAGCAGCTCCAGCGCAACCTGTCCAACCGTCACGTCCAGCTCATCGCGATCGGCGGCGCCATCGGCACCGGTCTGTTCATGGGCTCGGGCAAGACGATCCACGCGGCCGGTCCGTCGATCCTGCTCGTCTACGTCGTCGTCGGCGTGATGCTCTTCTTCGTCATGCGCGCCATGGGCGAGCTGCTGCTGCACGATCTGGACTACAAGTCCTTCCAGGACTTCTCCGCCGAGATGCTCGGCCCCTGGGCCGGATTCATGTCCGGCTGGACCTACTGGCTGTGCTGGGTCGTGACCGGCATGGCCGAGATCATCGCCGTCGCGGGCTACTGGAACTTCTGGGTCAACCCCGACCACCCCGGCGACATGAAGCCCCTGTCGCTGGTCCTCGCGCTCGCCATGCTGGCCTTCCTGCTCTTCCTGAACCTGCTGACCGTCAAGCTCTTCGGCGAGATGGAGTTCTGGTTCGCGATCATCAAGGTGGTCGCCATCGTGGCGCTGATCATCATGGGCATCTGGATGCTCGTCACGGTGTTCACCTCG
Encoded here:
- a CDS encoding ATP-binding cassette domain-containing protein; translation: MPPVVDVRSLCVDFGSVRALHDVSLRVDPGHRLGIIGGSGSGKTLTASAMLGLLPASASWSGEVLLQGRPTSGLHQAGWRRLRGATVALVAQDPRSALNPLVRVGDQVAEPLRATGVGRRDATRRALDLLEAVRLPDPARVARRRPGDLSGGQRQRVAIALALAADPTLLVADEPTSALDVSVQADVLPLLTELAGDRALVLITHDLAVAAQVCTDLVVLGSGRVLAAGPVDEVLARTDQPEVVELLAATHASALPQRCARCEVGPALVEVPA
- a CDS encoding ABC transporter ATP-binding protein, with amino-acid sequence MTVAEPLLVADRLTRRYPAPSLAERLRGRGEVAALTDVSLQVHRGERLGVVGESGSGKTTLLRILLGLERPDTGTVTFDGRAVTAGTRMPWFRSRVQLVPQDPSTSLNPHLRVGDVVAEPLRCLDLHPSREPAYGPAPGRRPGRAGSEVREARAARVAQCLELAGLPAAMASRRPGELSGGERQRVAIARALAPRPEVVLADEAVSALDATVRWRVLQMLRETCELAGVALVLVSHDLGAVFHTCESVAVLDRGRLVEAGPVEEVFTAPAHLTTRRLVSAVPRQPRILEPR
- a CDS encoding MFS transporter; translated protein: MTALLAPEQSVRRPLWPQLPGPLRLLLLTQVAFNVGFYLVVPFLAAHLEHDLHLAGWLIGVVLGLRTFSQQGLFVLGGAIADQVGIKRSIVVGCAIRVVGFVLLGLASSLPGVIGGVLLVGLAAALFSPATESAIAAWAGDLERAGGPPRTEVLALETVCGQAGSVIGPVLGGVLLGVPFRTTCLVAAAIFVGILLAHVRHLPTGCRAGEPTRVGETLATLVRHRGFLAFAVLSSTALVSYAMLYLALPVELQRIGAPSSAITWFFVLAAVLTIALQVPVTRATGTWSIERRLVTGHALHALCFVPVALAAPWVPSGGMSAYAAPVLMVVLLHLGSMLTGPVVRDVVARTAHERRLGAYLGALASLGGLAVLVVSSAVGGLLDLARSPAPGAWIPWAVLAALPAASAAGMPAVLRRLPAATATDCLSCPSPSTPPLQETP
- a CDS encoding ABC transporter substrate-binding protein, with translation MTHRRRRARTTLPIALAVLLAGGCMPGGSSAQDSSSGSAPRLRVALNFPPVAGLSPYSDDAVLLTRAGITESLVRFDKDGTPQPALAQSFSMVGDRTARFVLRKGVTFHDGTPMDAQAVAGALTRAISAKPAPETVSGRPLTVKAVGADTVEVTSARPDPVLVQRLGNPDLAILAPKAYAKDPNRPDPTGAGTGPFRLVGVTGASEAKADANPTYWGGRPRLAGLDIRFIGKADARTAALRDGQVDVIQNVPIAQIANVGADKVVSRPVPRTTGIHLNAAKGAFADPALRVAARAAIDPAAVATGVFEGQADPARGFFRGDTAWAQSRPAPTFPAAGAVNGQRITLATYTDRPELPEAATVVADQLRKAGFVVDAPVVKSYTLLERDIAAGTYDAVIGSRMYLSQAADPLSGLQSDFTCAGTFNQSHLCDRDLDALVAQGSSLPDVAARRTAALAAEARMLGTAAYVPLVHERVRIGRVAGVTGLSDDPLEWRMVTEQTALAR
- a CDS encoding ABC transporter permease subunit; this encodes MGAHPVGRGVRRAGRGAALLLALRPLAVLVGSVAAVVLLAGCLPWLSGQDPAQTVLRARQVERVADPAALAAVRQELDLAGDPVTGALRWGARALRGDLGTSWVGGGPVAPAALRALGVSLTLAGLSALAALAIALVLVTPRILAAGSGDRRRRDVLTTVVASLAALPEAVVAVLLVVVVSLHLHLLPATGWTTAAHLVLPVATLAVCAVGVLTRVLALAVDDVAAEAWTRTWQANGARPLRTSLAVAHRAVAVVLPQVLLLLAGLVGAAVVVEDTFAIPGLGRLALNAALSQDIPMVQACAVVLVVTGLAVGAAGVLCHRAMTGPALGAGRGVVSGPRPEGRGRLGIAWWLAAGALLVLVLGGMTRQAAIEPAARHLRPSWAHPLGTDHVGRDVWARVGHGAVETIGLAVVLSAACLVVGLLVGLRSSGRGAGVTDVLNAVPSVFMGIVVAAVAGPGLPSACVAVCLVGWIPLAVHTRTLATEARASGFHQAALVAGAGRWWILRTHLLPVVLRPVLGHAVIRVPHLALALTGLSYLGLGAGHDSPEWGKLLADSVAHAERAPWVVAAPALGLVLLGLVATLALTPSRSVGPAGR
- the bioD gene encoding dethiobiotin synthase, yielding MSPAPIIVVTGTGTDVGKTITTAALVVGLREQRLRVVVVKPCQTGLQPGEDGDLAVVDRLVGGVETVELVRLPDPLAPDAAARHAGLDLPPVPVLASQVAQVARRDDVDLVLVEGAGGLLVRLDLAGGTVADLALCLQELGLKVGVVVVAAAGLGTLNHAALTAEALQLRGLDCLGFVIGSWPQDPGLAERLNVDDLPEVTGAPLLGRVPEGAGSWDPQTFQDRAGAWLPIL
- a CDS encoding adenosylmethionine--8-amino-7-oxononanoate transaminase, giving the protein MNTVQEGSTAELLAWDGEHLWHPYSTFPATGDPWLVRSARGVRLTLEVDGAQREVVDAMSSWWCAVHGYAVPELDAAAREQLGRMSHVMFGGLTHEPAIRLGRRLVELAPRLPGAVGSPLQHVFLADSGSVSVEVALKMAWQHHVALGRPRRRMFTVRGGYHGDTFAPMSVCDPVGGMHALFTGVLPEQVFAPRPPAGLDRDGSDPETAAWEREVRALYAEHADEVAAVVVEPLLQGAGGMHVWSPYAVQVLASLARESGALLVLDEIATGFGRTGTLWAADRCGVVPDIMTVGKALTGGYLTLAATLCTREVAETVSGGTAGALMHGPTFMGNPLACAIALASLDLLQSRGWVQDVARIEAGLARGLAPARELPHVADVRVLGAVGVIQLDEPVQVREVTRAALDRGVWVRPFRDLVYTMPPYACTDEDVTTICQALVGAVKECHP